GGTGTCACAGTCCTGGCTTGCAGGGGACAGGGGGTACCTCAGTGCCACCACCCCGGGTCTcggaggggacaggagggaccTTGGTCGGCCCagctggaggtggggaggggagagggacGCTGATCTCTGGGGCCGGGTGGGTTTGGGACATGCCAAGCTGGTCCCCAGGACTTGTTGGGATGGTGCTGGGACCAAGGGTAAGACCAGCCCGGGCTCAGGGGgtgctgggtcctgctggggagcagcagcggCACCGGGGACGGGGTCACCCCCGGAGgggcacagagggacagggcCAGGGCCACCCCCAGGTGGGCGGTGGAGCCCTAGACCAGGTCACCCCTGGGGAGTCACTGCAGGTTTGGGAGCACGGGAACGCCAGAACCTCCtctttgtgctgcagcttctgcagcagcccCGGGAACCCGCCCGTCCCCCCGTGTGACCCCCGGTGTGACCCCCGGTGTGACCCCCGGTGTGACCCCGGTGTGACCCCGAGCTCCCCTTACCCCCAGCCTGGGCGCTGGTTCCAGCTCAGGACAGTGGGGAGGCCGCTGTGACCCCCCAGAATGACAGCCTGGTCCCGCTTCGGGCCGCTGTGACCCCCCCGTGTCCCCGCCAGGTTCACGGGCGGTCCCGGTTCGGGCCGCTCTGGAAGGCCCGGTTCGGGCCGGTGCTCACGGNNNNNNNNNNNNNNNNNNNNNNNNNNNNNNNNNNNNNNNNNNNNNNNNNNNNNNNNNNNNNNNNNNNNNNNNNNNNNNNNNNNNNNNNNNNNNNNNNNNNNNNNNNNNNNNNNNNNNNNNNNNNNNNNNNNNNNNNNNNNNNNNNNNNNNNNNNNNNNNNNNNNNNNNNNNNNNNNNNNNNNNNNNNNNNNNNNNNNNNNNNNNNNNNNNNNNNNNNNNNNNNNNNNNNNNNNNNNNNNNNNNNNNNNNNNNNNNNNNNNNNNNNNNNNNNNNNNNNNNNNNNNNNNNNNNNNNNNNNNNNNNNNNNNNNNNNNNNNNNNNNNNNNNNNNNNNNNNNNNNNNNNNNNNNNNNNNNNNNNNNNNNNNNNNNNNNNNNNNNNNNNNNNNNNNNNNNNNNNNNNNNNNNNNNNNNNNNNNNNNNNNNNNNNNNNNNNNNNNNNNNNNNNNNNNNNNNNNNNNNNNNNNNNNNNNNNNNNNNNNNNNNNNNNNNNNNNNNNNNNNNNNNNNNNNNNNNNNNNNNNNNNNNNNNNNNNNNNNNNNNNNNNNNNNNNNNNNNNNNNNNNNNNNNNNNNNNNNNNNNNNNNNNNNNNNNNNNNNNNNNNNNNNNNNNNNNNNNNNNNNNNNNNNNNNNNNNNNNNNNNNNNNNNNNNNNNNNNNNNNNNNNNNNNNNNNNNNNNNNNNNNNNNNNNNNNNNNNNNNNNNNNNNNNNNNNNNNNNNNNNNNNNNNNNNNNNNNNNNNNNNNNNNNNNNNNNNNNNNNNNNNNNNNNNNNNNNNNNNNNNNNNNNNNNNNNNNNNNNNNNNNNNNNNNNNNNNNNNNNNNNNNNNNNNNNNNNNNNNNNNNNNNNNNNNNNNNNNNNNNNNNNNNNNNNNNNNNNNNNNNNNNNNNNNNNNNNNNNNNNNNNNNNNNNNNNNNNNNNNNNNNNNNNNNNNNNNNNNNNNNNNNNNNNNNNNNNNNNNNNNNNNNNNNNNNNNNNNNNNNNNNNNNNNNNNNNNNNNNNNNNNNNNNNNNNNNNNNNNNNNNNNNNNNNNNNNNNNNNNNNNNNNNNNNNNNNNNNNNNNNNNNNNNNNNNNNNNNNNNNNNNNNNNNNNNNNNNNNNNNNNNNNNNNNNNNNNNNNNNNNNNNNNNNNNNNNNNNNNNNNNNNNNNNNNNNNNNNNNNNNNNNCGCGGGGGATCGTCCCCGACATCGGCACCGAGTTCAACCGCTTCGGCCTCGAGGGTGAGAGGGGACCCCAAAAGGGGATGGGGCACCCCAAAGGCTGTGACCCCCCCACAGGGCACCCCAGGGATCCCCAGGGCCCCCAGCAGCACTCCCCGTGTCCCCCAAGTCTCCGGGGCACCTTctgtcccccggtgtccccagggaCTCTCGGATCCCCCCTCAGTGTCCCCCACCCCCGGTGTCTcccgtgtccccatgtccccagtgtccccctgTCCCGCAGCCATCTCCTGGGTGCTGTTCTCGTCCCGCCTGGGCTGCCTGGGGGACACCGGCGAGGCCGCCGAGGGTGTCATCCGCTGCGTGGGCGCGGTGCTGGCACTGACGCTGGTGACAATGGCACTGCCCCGTCCCCTCCTGCGCCTCGTTCCTGCGCCCTGGGACGCCTTCTGCCGCGCCTGGGACCAGCTCTTCGCCTTCGgtgaggggacacggggacaggggggacacgggggacacgggggacatCATGAAGACATCCCATGGGGACACAGTGCCATcccacagggacaccaggacaTCATacggggacacagggacatccCAGAGGGGTGTGGGGATGTCCCATGGCCATGGGGACCCTCCTGCTCACCTGCAGCTGAGGGGACATGGGAACACGCAGGGACATCCCAGGGCCGTggtgaggggacacaggggaggGATATGGGGACATCCAAGGGACACAGAGACATCCTGTGGGGTCACAGGGATGTCCCATGGCCGTGGTGACAGTCCCACGCAGCTGAGGGACACATCGATGGCACGTGGCTGCGGTGACACTGCCAGGGTGCTGTCCCCAGCATCACTGCCACGGTGGCACTGATGGCTGATGCTGTCCCCAGCCAAGGGACACGTGGACCGGCGCGTGGCCGAGGTGGCCGCGCGGGGGTCGCCGGCCGAGGGGGACACGTGTGTCACCGACCTGCTGGCCCGGGAGCACGTCCCCGTCAGCAGCATCTACGGGAACGTCACCGAGCTGCTGCTGGCCGGGGTGGACACGGTGAGGAggggggtgacactggggtgtCCCTGTTGTCACTGTGGGTCCCGCTGatgtcccccgtgtccccaggtggCCAGCACGCTGGCCTGGAGCCTGTACGAGCTGGCGCGGAACCCGGGGGCGCAGGCGGCCCTGCACCGCgagctgctggctgccactGCCACCAACAGGGGCACCCGCGGTGACACTGCCACCACCGACAgggccactgctgctgccaccgcCGCTGCGCTGGCACGGCTGCCGCTGCTCCGGGCTGTGGTGAAGGAGACCCTCAggtgacagggacacgggggacaGTGATGGGACACGGAAAGGACGTGGGAATGGCGAAGGGGGAGTGGGATACGGGGACAGGAAcacagagggacacagggatggggacagacagggggatggggacagacagggggatggggacacagacagggggatggggacacaTGGACAGgggtggggacacagggatggggacagaaagagggatggggacatggggatggggacacgtGGACAGGGGTGAGGGACGCGGGGATGGGGACACGtggacagagggatggggacacatggacagggatggggacacagggatggggacagaaagagggatggggacagaaaGAGGGATGGGGACACGTGGACAGGGGTGAGGGACgcggggatggggacaggaacagggatgTGGATAAAGATGGGAAcaggggtggggacagggacaggtcaGGATTGGGATGGAGAGAGGATGAGTTTGGGGATAAAATGGGGACAGGaggggggacagggaggaggatgggaaggaggatgaggatggggacaAGGAAGGGATGAAGAcaaggatggggatgaggacGTGGATGAAGGTGGGGCCAGGGGTGGGGATGAAGATGCGGATGAAGGGGGGACAGGAATGGGGAcaaggaggaagatgaggatgatgatgggGATGAGGGTgaagagcaggacagggcagagaTGAGGATGGGACAAGGAAGGGATGAAGACAAGatgggatgaggatgaggatgaggatggggatgaggaggacagggaggtgacaTCCAGGTGTGCTCCCCTGCAGGCTGTACCCTGTCATCCCGGCCAATGCCCGCGTCGTCCCCAACTGCGACATCCGCGTCGGCGACTACCTGGTGCCACGCCAGGTGAGCGGGGGACACCGCACACTCCAGggctcccagtgtccccagggtgtccccagggtgtccccagggtgtccccactGACCCCCGTGTCCCTGCAGACCCTCATCACCCTGTGCCATTACGCCACATCCCGCGACAGCCGCTTCTTCCCAGCGCCCGACGCCTTCCGCCCGGAGCGCTGGCTGCGCcacggggacagcggggacacgCCTGGGGACACGCCTGGGGACACGCCTGGGGACACTCCCGGGCACCCCCCCGGCCCCGGGCACCCCTTTGCCTCTCTGCCCTTCGGCCTCGGCCCTCGCAGCTGCGTCGGGCGCCGcttggctgagctgcagctgcacatgGCGCTGGCACAGgtgggtgtccctgtccctgcgGTGTCCCCGCGATGTCCCCGCGGTGTCACTCACCTGTCCCCACTCCCCCAGATCCTGCTGCGCTTCGAGGTGCGGCCGGAGCCTGGGGGGGGCCACGTGCGCCCCATGACCCGCACCCTGCTGGCCCCCGCCGCCCCCATCAGCCTGCGCTTCCTCGAGCGGtgacagcggggacagcggggacagcggggacagcagAGGCTTTGGACaccagggacactggggacagcggggacagcagAGGCTTTGGAGAcccggggacaccggggactCCAAGCAGCAGGACCTTGACCCTGGTCCTGACTTCACCACCAGTAATGACACTGACCGCAGTGGTGGCCTTGACACCACAGTGTCCCCAAGGTCATCAGGTCCCTGGACCCTGTGGTGGCCCTGACACTGTGGGTGACTCCTGGTGACCCCAACTCCAGAACTGGCCCTGACACTGCTGTGGCCCCACAGTGACACCGACTGTGGTGGTNNNNNNNNNNNNNNNNNNNNNNNNNNNNNNNNNNNNNNNNNNNNNNNNNNNNNNNNNNNNNNNNNNNNNNNNNNNNNNNNNNNNNNNNNNNNNNNNNNNNNNNNNNNNNNNNNNNNNNNNNNNNNNNNNNNNNNNNNNNNNNNNNNNNNNNNNNNNNNNNNNNNNNNNNNNNNNNNNNNNNNNNNNNNNNNNNNNNNNNNNNNNNNNNNNNNNNNNNNNNNNNNNNNNNNNNNNNNNNNNNNNNNNNNNNNNNNNNNNNNNNNNNNNNNNNNNNNNNNNNNNNNNNNNNNNNNNNNNNNNNNNNNNNNNNNNNNNNNNNNNNNNNNNNNNNNNNNNNNNNNNNNNNNNNNNNNNNNNNNNNNNNNNNNNNNNNNNNNNNNNNNNNNNNNNNNNNNNNNNNNNNNNNNNNNNNNNNNNNNNNNNNNNNNNNNNNNNNNNNNNNNNNNNNNNNNNNNNNNNNNNNNNNNNNNNNNNNNNNNNNNNNNNNNNNNNNNNNNNNNNNNNNNNNNNNNNNNNNNNNNNNNNNNNNNNNNNNNNNNNNNNNNNNNNNNNNNNNNNNNNNNNNNNNNNNNNNNNNNNNNNNNNNNNNNNNNNNNNNNNNNNNNNNNNNNNNNNNNNNNNNNNNNNNNNNNNNNNNNNNNNNNNNNNNNNNNNNNNNNNNNNNNNNNNNNNNNNNNNNNNNNNNNNNNNNNNNNNNNNNNNNNNNNNNNNNNNNNNNNNNNNNNNNNNNNNNNNNNNNNNNNNNNNNNNNNNNNNNNNNNNNNNNNNNNNNNNNNNNNNNNNNNNNNNNNNNNNNNNNNNNNNNNNNNNNNNNNNNNNNNNNNNNNNNNNNNNNNNNNNNNNNNNNNNNNNNNNNNNNNNNNNNNNNNNNNNNNNNNNNNNNNNNNNNNNNNNNNNNNNNNNNNNNNNNNNNNNNNNNNNNNNNNNNNNNNNNNNNNNNNNNNNNNNNNNNNNNNNNNNNNNNNNNNNNNNNNNNNNNNNNNNNNNNNNNNNNNNNNNNNNNNNNNNNNNNNNNNNNNNNNNNNNNNNNNNNNNNNNNNNNNNNNNNNNNNNNNNNNNNNNNNNNNNNNNNNNNNNNNNNNNNNNNNNNNNNNNNNNNNNNNNNNNNNNNNNNNNNNNNNNNNNNNNNNNNNNNNNNNNNNNNNNNNNNNNNNNNNNNNNNNNNNNNNNNNNNNNNNNNNNNNNNNNNNNNNNNNNNNNNNNNNNNNNNNNNNNNNNNNNNNNNNNNNNNNNNNNNNNNNNNNNNNNNNNNNNNNNNNNNNNNNNNNNNNNNNNNNNNNNNNNNNNNNNNNNNNNNNNNNNNNNNNNNNNNNNNNNNNNNNNNNNNNNNNNNNNNNNNNNNNNNNNNNNNNNNNNNNNNNNNNNNNNNNNNNNNNNNNNNNNNNNNNNNNNNNNNNNNNNNNNNNNNNNNNNNNNNNNNNNNNNNNNNNNNNNNNNNNNNNNNNNNNNNNNNNNNNNNNNNNNNNNNNNNNNNNNNNNNNNNNNNNNNNNNNNNNNNNNNNNNNNNNNNNNNNNNNNNNNNNNNNNNNNNNNNNNNNNNNNNNNNNNNNNNNNNNNNNNNNNNNNNNNNNNNNNNNNNNNNNNNNNNNNNNNNNNNNNNNNNNNNNNNNNNNNNNNNNNNNNNNNNNNNNGCCCCCCCAGCATGGCGCAGGAGGTTCAGTACGAGCCGGTGGCCGAGCTGGGGGTGGGCGCGCACGGCTCCGTGTTCAAGGCTCGGGACCGGCTCAGCGGACGCTTCGTGGCCCTAAAGAACGTGCGGGTGCCCACGGGGGGGGCCGGGCTGCCCCCCAGCACCGTGCGGGAGGTGGCTCTGCTGCGCCGCCTCGAGCACCTCGAGCACCCCAACATCGTCCGGTGAGAGCCGGGGGCCGCTGGCCCTGCGGGGCACCCACCGGGCGGCAGGGAGGGGTCCCGGACAGGGAGGGGTCCCGGACAGGGAGgggtcccagggcagggagggggccCAGGACAGGAATGGgggtcccagggcagggaggggtcccagggcaggaatgggggtcccagagcagggaggggtCCCAGGGCAGTTTTGGGGGTCCCAGGGCAGTTTTGgggtcccagggcagggatgggggtcccagggcaggaatgggggtcccagggcagggaggggtcccagagcagggatggggtcCATGGGTACAGCAGGTGTCCCACCGGCCCTGTCAcacccatgtccccatgtccctgtccccgtgtctctgtccccatgtccccgtgtcccttttcccatgtccccatgtccctgtccccatgtccctgtccccatgtccctgtccccatgtccccgtgtccctttccccatgtccctgtccctgtccccatgtccctgtccctgtccccgtgtccctgtccccatgtccctgtccctgtccccatgtccctgtccccatatccctgtccctgtccccatatccctgtccctgtccccatgtccctgtccccatgtccccgtgtccctgtccccatgtccctgtccccatgtccccgtCCCCAGGCTGATGGACGTTTGTGCCAGTGCCCGCACCCCACACGAGGCCAAGGTCACGCTGGTGTTCGAGCACGTGGAGCAGGACCTGAAAACCTTCCTGGAGAAGGCTCCGGCCCCAGGGCTGCCCCCCGACACCATCAAGGTGGGCTCGGGGGGTCCCGAGGCCCCGGGTGGCACAGAGGGGGGGTCCCTGACCGTGTGTCCCCCCAGGACCTGATGCGGCAGTTCCTGCGTGCGCTGGATTTCCTGCACGCCCAGCGCATCGTCCACCGCGACCTCAAACCCCAGAACGTGCTGGTGACCAGCGCGGGGCAGCTCAAGGTGGCCGATTTCGGGCTGGCCCGGATCTACGGCTGCCACATGGCCCTGACCCCCGTGGTGCGTCCGGGGGGGGTCCCAGTGCCTGGCGTGGGCTGAGGGGGCGCTGACCCCCCCAGTTGGGGTCTCGGGTGGTCCCAGAGCCGGGTGGTGTCAGGGGATGGTggctcccaggagctgtggtgacactggggacactgcgGGGACACTGCGGGAACACCGCTGCCACGGCTCTGGGGCACTGGGGGTCACTGCTGGGGGTCCCTGGTGACGCTGTGGGTGCCGTGGGGGGGACAGGTGGTGACACTGTGGTACAGAGCCCCCGAGGTGCTGCTCCGGGCTGCCTACGCCTCCCCTGTGGACATGTGGAGTGTGGGGTGCATCTTCGCTGAGATGTTCCGCAGGAAGtgaggggacaccgggggacaccgggggacaccggggggacacctgggggacacctggggacaccaggggacacCATAAGGACACCGGGGGACACCAGGGGACgcctggggacaccgggggacaccggggggacacctggggacaccgggggaacaccggggggacaccggggggacaccaggggacactgggggacaccgggggacacctggggacacctgggggcACACTGGGGGGACACCAGGCACCGGGGGACACCCGAGGGACACCGagggacaccgggggacaccNNNNNNNNNNNNNNNNNNNNNNNNNNNNNNNNNNNNNNNNNNNNNNNNNNNNNNNNNNNNNNNNNNNNNNNNNNNNNNNNNNNNNNNNNNNNNNNNNNNNNNNNNNNNNNNNNNNNNNNNNNNNNNNNNNNNNNNNNNNNNNNNNNNNNNNNNNNNNNNNNNNNNNNNNNNNNNNNNNNNNNNNNNNNNNNNNNNNNNNNNNNNNNNNNNNNNNNNNNNNNNNNNNNNNNNNNNNNNNNNNNNNNNNNNNNNNNNNNNNNNNNNNNNNNNNNNNNNNNNNNNNNNNNNNNNNNNNNNNNNNNNNNNNNNNNNNNNNNNNNNNNNNNNNNNNNNNNNNNNNNNNNNNNNNNNNNNNNNNNNNNNNNNNNNNNNNNNNNNNNNNNNNNNNNNNNNNNNNNNNNNNNNNNNNNNNNNNNNNNNNNNNNNNNNNNNNNNNNNNNNNNNNNNNNNNNNNNNNNNNNNNNNNNNNNNNNNNNNNNNNNNNNNNNNNNNNNNNNNNNNNNNNNNNNNNNNNNNNNNNNNNNNNNNNNNNNNNNNNNNNNNNNNNNNNNNNNNNNNNNNNNNNNNNNNNNNNNNNNNNNNNNNNNNNNNNNNNNNNNNNNNNNNNNNNNNNNNNNNNNNNNNNNNNNNNNNNNNNNNNNNNNNNNNNNNNNNNNNNNNNNNNNNNNNNNNNNNNNNNNNNNNNNNNNNNNNNNNNNNNNNNNNNNNNNNNNNNNNNNNNNNNNNNNNNNNNNNNNNNNNNNNNNNNNNNNNNNNNNNNNNNNNNNNNNNNNNNNNNNNNNNNNNNNNNNNNNNNNNNNNNNNNNNNNNNNNNNNNNNNNNNNNNNNNNNNNNNNNNNNNNNNNNNNNNNNNNNNNNNNNNNNNNNNNNNNNNNNNNNNNNNNNNNNNNNNNNNNNNNNNNNNNNNNNNNNNNNNNNNNNNNNNNNNNNNNNNNNNNNNNNNNNNNNNNNNNNNNNNNNNNNNNNNNNNNNNNNNNNNNNNNNNNNNNNNNNNNNNNNNNNNNNNNNNNNNNNNNNNNNNNNNNNNNNNNNNNNNNNNNNNNNNNNNNNNNNNNNNNNNNNNNNNNNNNNNNNNNNNNNNNNNNNNNNNNNNNNNNNNNNNNNNNNNNNNNNNNNNNNNNNNNNNNNNNNNNNNNNNNNNNNNNNNNNNNNNNNNNNNNNNNNNNNNNNNNNNNNNNNNNNNNNNNNNNNNNNNNNNNNNNNNNNNNNNNNNNNNNNNNNNNNNNNNNNNNNNNNNNNNNNNNNNNNNNNNNNNNNNNNNNNNNNNNNNNNNNNNNNNNNNNNNNNNNNNNNNNNNNNNNNNNNNNNNNNNNNNNNNNNNNNNNNNNNNNNNNNNNNNNNNNNNNNNNNNNNNNNNNNNNNNNNNNNNNNNNNNNNNNNNNNNNNNNNNNNNNNNNNNNNNNNNNNNNNNNNNNNNNNNNNNNNNNNNNNNNNNNNNNNNNNNNNNNNNNNNNNNNNNNNNNNNNNNNNNNNNNNNNNNNNNNNNNNNNNNNNNNNNNNNNNNNNNNNNNNNNNNNNNNNNNNNNNNNNNNNNNNNNNNNNNNNNNNNNNNNNNNNNNNNNNNNNNNNNNNNNNNNNNNNNNNNNNNNNNNNNNNNNNNNNNNNNNNNNNNNNNNNNNNNNNNNNNNNNNNNNNNNNNNNNNNNNNNNNNNNNNNNNNNNNNNNNNNNNNNNNNNNNNNNNNNNNNNNNNNNNNNNNNNNNNNNNNNNNNNNNNNNNNNNNNNNNNNNNNNNNNNNNNNNNNNNNNNNNNNNNNNNNNNNNNNNNNNNNNNNNNNNNNNNNNNNNNNNNNNNNNNNNNNNNNNNNNNNNNNNNNNNNNNNNNNNNNNNNNNNNNNNNNNNNNNNNNNNNNNNGTGGGGGCAGCGGGGGGACCCTTTTGGGGGGCTGGTTGAGTTTCAGGCCCCCCCTCACCTCCTGTGCCCCCCCAGCCTGATCGGGCTCCCCCAGGAGGACGAGTGGCCGCAGGACGtggccctgcccagggaagccttcgccccccgcgccccccgcgAGCCCCGGGGGGAGGTCCCGGAGCTGGGGGACAGcggggagcagctgctgctggtgagggGGGACCCGGGGGGGGGACACGGACTTTGGTGGGGGGACAGCACggggacactgctgctgctggggaaacaCAGTGGGGGGAACGGGAACACCGGGGGGACCCGTGGGGACACGGGGATGCTGTGAGAGTGTGACAGTCAGGGACATTGtggggggacaggggggacGTCCCCATCACCCCCTGAGCTCGGCAGCCCCTTTGGGGAGGGGTCACAACGGAGCCCCCCCCGTTCCTGACTCGGTGCTGTCCGGTTCctgccccaggcactgctgacCTTCAGCCCCCACAAGCGAATCTCGGCTCACGAGGCCCTGGGGCATCGGTACCTGCAGGGGGGGCGTGAGGGGTGACCCCTGCCCCCCAAAAACCACCCCGAACATCCCCCAGGACTCTCATACCTGTGGGGGGGAACAGCCCCCCCCAAAAACACCCCCTGAGCCTCTCCCACTGGTGGGGGGGGGTGAGGGGTCCCCCCCCAAACACCAGAACCCCCCCAGGACTGGATGGGAGGGGGGACCCCACTTATTGGAGGGGGGGGGGCGGTTTATGGGACCCCCCCATTCTGTGCCAATAAAGGGGTGTGGGCAGTGCCCCCCCCAGCTCGTGTGTCCCGTGGCACTGGGGGTGGCTGGGGGGGGGTCACTGCTCTGGGGACCCCCCAGAACGAGCCCGAGCCGTGGTCACTGTTGTGTGTTTATTGGGGGGGGGGtgtccccctgctcccctcccccaTCGGGTctggggggtggggggacacACACTGGGGGGGTCACTGCTCCCAGTCAGGGTGTAAACCAGTACAGACCAGTTTAGGGGTGTTGGGATGGGGGGGCTCTGCTGGATTTGGGGAGATGGCGACCCCCCctcagcccccccagcccccaaTGCCCACGGGGGGGGAGTGTGTGGGGGAGGGGTCACTGTGGTGGGGGTCCTGCCCCGTGTGTCCCTCCCCAGTGTGGGGGTGACCATGACCCCCCCGGGGGGGGACACACCGTGGNNNNNNNNNNNNNNNNNNNNNNNNNNNNNNNNNNNNNNNNNNNNNNNNNNNNNNNNNNNNNNNNNNNNNNNNNNNNNNNNNNNNNNNNNNNNNNNNNNNNNNNNNNNNNNNNNNNNNNNNNNNNNNNNNNNNNNNNNNNNNNNNNNNNNNNNNNNNNNNNNNNNNNNNNNNNNNNNNNNNNNNNNNNNNNNNNNNNNNNNNNNNNNNNNNNNNNNNNNNNNNNNNNNNNNNNNNNNNNNNNNNNNNNNNNNNNNNNNNNNNNNNNNNNNNNNNNNNNNNNNNNNNNNNNNNNNNNNNNNNNNNNNNNNNNNNNNNNNNNNNNNNNNNNNNNNNNNNNNNNNNNNNNNNNNNNNNNNNNNNNNNNNNNNNNNNNNNNNNNNNNNNNNNNNNNNNNNNNNNNNNNNNNNNNNNNNNNNNNNNNNNNNNNNNNNNNNNNNNNNNNNNNNNNNNNNNNNNNNNNNNNNNNNNNNNNNNNNNNNNNNNNNNNNNNNNNNNNNNNNNNNNNNNNNNNNNNNNNNNNNNNNNNNNNNNNNNNNNNNNNNNNNNNNNNNNNNNNNNNNNNNNNNNNNNNNNNNNNNNNNNNNNNNNNNNNNNNNNNNNNNNNNNNNNNNNNNNNNNNNNNNNNNNNNNNNNNNNNNNNNNNNNNNNNNNNNNNNNNNNNNNNNNNNNNNNNNNNNNNNNNNNNNNNNNNNNNNNNNNNNNNNNNNNNNNNNNNNNNNNNNNNNNNNNNNNNNNNNNNNNNNNNNNNNNNNNNNNNNNNNNNNNNNNNNNNNNNNNNNNNNNNNNNNNNNNNNNNNNNNNNNNNNNNNNNNNNNNNNNNNNNNNNNNNNNNNNNNNNNNNNNNNNNNNNNNNNNNNNNNNNNNNNNNNNNNNNNNNNNNNNNNNNNNNNNNNNNNNNNNNNNNNNNNNNNNNNNNNNNNNNNNNNNNNNNNNNNNNNNNNNNNNNNNNNNNNNNNNNNNNNNNNNNNNNNNNNNNNNNNNNNNNNNNNNNNNNNNNNNNNNNNNNNNNNNNNNNNNNNNNNNNNNNNNNNNNNNNNNNNNNNNNNN
This genomic interval from Parus major isolate Abel unplaced genomic scaffold, Parus_major1.1 Scaffold548, whole genome shotgun sequence contains the following:
- the LOC107199279 gene encoding 25-hydroxyvitamin D-1 alpha hydroxylase, mitochondrial-like, translating into GIVPDIGTEFNRFGLEAISWVLFSSRLGCLGDTGEAAEGVIRCVGAVLALTLVTMALPRPLLRLVPAPWDAFCRAWDQLFAFAKGHVDRRVAEVAARGSPAEGDTCVTDLLAREHVPVSSIYGNVTELLLAGVDTVASTLAWSLYELARNPGAQAALHRELLAATATNRGTRGDTATTDRATAAATAAALARLPLLRAVVKETLRLYPVIPANARVVPNCDIRVGDYLVPRQTLITLCHYATSRDSRFFPAPDAFRPERWLRHGDSGDTPGDTPGDTPGDTPGHPPGPGHPFASLPFGLGPRSCVGRRLAELQLHMALAQILLRFEVRPEPGGGHVRPMTRTLLAPAAPISLRFLER
- the LOC107199280 gene encoding LOW QUALITY PROTEIN: cyclin-dependent kinase 4-like (The sequence of the model RefSeq protein was modified relative to this genomic sequence to represent the inferred CDS: substituted 1 base at 1 genomic stop codon) translates to MAQEVQYEPVAELGVGAHGSVFKARDRLSGRFVALKNVRVPTGGAGLPPSTVREVALLRRLEHLEHPNIVRLMDVCASARTPHEAKVTLVFEHVEQDLKTFLEKAPAPGLPPDTIKDLMRQFLRALDFLHAQRIVHRDLKPQNVLVTSAGQLKVADFGLARIYGCHMALTPVVVTLWYRAPEVLLRAAYASPVDMWSVGCIFAEMFRRKXGDTGGHRGTPGGHLGDLIGLPQEDEWPQDVALPREAFAPRAPREPRGEVPELGDSGEQLLLALLTFSPHKRISAHEALGHRYLQGGREG